CGCTTCCGCGACGCGCTGGCCGTCGACGGTCGCGACACCCTGGAAACGCCACACCATGCCGCGCGAGCGGTCCTTGGTGACCAGAATGCGCAGCTGATCGCCGGGGCCGACGGGCTTGCGGAAGCGCGCCTCGTCGATCCCCATGAAATAGACGAGTTTGCCTTCCGCACTCGGCCCCAGCGTATGCACGACCAGCACGCCGGCGGTCTGCGCCATCGCTTCGACGATCAGCACGCCGGGCATCACCGGATGGCCGGGGAAATGGCCCTGAAAGAAATACTCGTTGATCGTGACGTTCTTGACGCCGACCGCGCTCTCGTCCGACTTCACCTCGACGACCTTGTCGATCATCAGGAACGGATAGCGATGCGGGATCATATCGACGATGCGGTCGATCTCGATCGTCTCGCCGATGGGCGCGGTTTGCGGCGGGGTTTGGTCGTTCATTCTTCTCTTCCGTCTTCGCTTGCGTCGCCGGTCTCGCGTTTGACGAGCTGGCGCAACTTGGCGGCTTGGCGGCGCCACTCGCCGATCGGAACCGCCGGCGATCCGCCGACGGCGCCGCCGGCCGGCACGTTACGCGACACGCCCGCCTGCGCGGCGACGCGCGCCCCGTCGCCGATCTTGAGATGGCCCGCGATGCCCCCTTGCCCGCCGACCATCACCTGATCGCCCAGCTCGGTCGAGCCGGAAATGCCGACTTGCGACACGATCACGCTGGCCTTGCCGATCTTCACGTTGTGCCCGATCTGGACCAGGTTGTCTATCCAGGTACCTGGTCCGATCACGGTGTCGGAAGCGCTGCCGCGATCGATGCAGGTATTGGCGCCGATCTCGCACTTGTCGCCAATGCGCACGATGCCGAGCTGCGGCACCTTCACGAAACCCGTCGGCTCGATCGCGAAACCGAACCCGTCCTGCCCGATGCGGCAGCCCGGATAGATCGCGACCTGGCGGCCGATCACCGCATGGCTGATCGACGCGTTGGCGCCGACGCTCGAACCGTCGCCCAACTCGACCGCTTCGCCGATCGTCGCGTTGGGCCCGATCGCGCAGCCCGCGCCGATCTTGGCGCCCGCCAGGATCACGGCATTGGGCCCGACGCTCGTGCCGTCGCCCAATGTCGCGGTCGGATCGACGAACGCCGTCGGATGGATGCCGGCGGCGGCGACGGGCTTGGGATGGAACGCGGCCGCGACGCGCGCATAAGCGGCGTAAGCCGTGCGCGTGGTCAGCGCCAAAGCCGACGCCGGCGCGCGCGCGGCAAGGGCGGGATGTAGCAGCACGGCACCCGCATTGGTCGCGGCGAGATCGGCGAGATAGCGCTTGTTGTCGAGGAACGAAACATGCGCCGGACCGGCGTCGGAAAGCGACGCCACGCCGTCGAACTCGCGCGCGAGATCGGCACCCGCCGGCGCCGCGGCGCCGGATATCTCGATCAAGCGCCCGAGAGAAAGGCGCCCCGCCCAAGGATGGAAGCGCCTATCGGCCATGATCGTCGCGGACGCGGGCGTGCCCCGGGGGCGGCGGCCGCGTCAGTTACCCATCGAGGCGGTCGGGATGCGGCGGTTCAAGCGCCGCGCGACTTCGCCCGACACGTCGAGCGCCGAGCGCGCGACGAAGATGAACGTGTTCGGCAGGACGATTTGATATTCCTGCTCGTTCATCACTTCGATGACCGATTCCGTCAGCGCCTGCTGAACCTTGCCGGCGGCGTCGGAATAGGATTGCTCGAGATTGCGCCGGCGCGTCTGGATCTGCTGCTGGGCGTTGGCGACGCGATCCTCGAACTGGCGGCGGCGCTGGTTGAACGCGTCCTGCGACAGCACGTTGCGCTGGCCGGTGAGTTCCTCCTCGGCCTTGCGCAACTCGCCTTCCTGGCGCTGGGCGTCGTTCTGCAACGCCGTGCGCTGACGCTCGGCCTGCGAATTCAGGTTCTGCATCGCGGTCGACGCGCGCATCACGGCGTCGACGTCGAAGAACACGATCTGCGTGCCCTTGGGCGGCAATTCAGTCGACAAAGCCGGCGCGGCGGCGCCACCGGCGGCGGGTGCGGCCGGCGCCTGGCGCGGCTGGGCCGGTGCGGGGCGCTGCTGTTGCTGCTGCTGCGCAGCGGCGGGTGCGGCGGCCAATGCCAAGGCCAAGCCAGCCATGGCGGCGAGTTGCGCGGCGCGCGCGCGGAAAGCGATCGTCGACATCGGTATCCTCTTGGGTGACTAGAACCGCGAACCGAATTGGAAACGGAACAGTTCGGTGCGGTCGAATTCTTCCTTGACCACGGCCTTGGCCAAGCTGACGCGGATCGGACCGAAGGGCGAGCGCCACATCAGACCCGCACCGACGCTGGCGCGCAGACTGGAGCTGTCCTGAATGGGCGAGTTCGCACCGGGACGGCCGGGCCCCGGCCGATCGATCGACCACAAGCTGCCAACGTCGGAGAACAGCGCGCCGCGCAGTCCGAATTCCTTCGGCAGGCCGGTCGGGAATTGCAGTTCGGCCGTCGTCGTATAGAAGCGATTGCCGCCCAACGCGCCGCCGGTCGTCTGATCGCGCGGGCCGACACCTTGGGTGCGGAAGCCGCGCAGATTGTCGCCGCCCAGGAAGTAACGGTGCTGCAAGCGCACGCGATCGTCGGACAGGCCGAAGATGTAGCCGACTTCGCCGGTCAGCGCGATCACGTATTCGGGAATGATCGGATAATAGAAGCCGCCCGAAACGCCCGAACGCAGGAACTTGGCGTCGCCGCCCGCCCCCGCGACGTCGTTGGTGAGGCGCACATAATAACCGTCGGTCGGATCCTGACGGTCGTCACGGCGATCGTAGCTCGTGGTATGGCCGAAGCCCGACAGCAGAACTTCGCCCGCGGCATCCTTGACGACATTCGAAGCGCCCGCATCGACGTTGGTGACTTCGTCGTTGCGGATCGTGTAGCGCACTTCTTGCGTCAGATATTCCGTGATCGGATAGGTCAATCGCGGAATGGCGCCGGTCGTGCGGTAGTCGTAGCCGGCTTCGCGCTGGTAGTCGCGCTGCAAGCGGAACAGATCGATACCCGCCGCCATATCCCGGTCGAGGAAATAAGGCTGCGTGAACGAGAAATCGATCTGCTGACGGCGACCCGAGATCGTGCCGCCGAGGCGGATATCCTGGCCGCGGCCGAGCAGATTGCGTTCGCGGATCGAGGTGTCGAACAACGGACCGTCGGCGGAGGAGTAGCCGACGCCGAACGAAACTTCGCCGGTCGATTTTTCCTGCACTTCGACGTTCACGACCGACTTGTCGGGCGCGTCGCCGGGCGTATTCGTGATGTCGACGCGATCGAAGTAGCCGAGCGCGCGGATACGTTCGCGCGAACGGCGGATCTTGGCGTTGTTGAGGGCGTCGCCCTCGACCAGCTGCATCTCGCGGCGGATGACCTTGTCGATCGTGCGGACGTTGCCGACGATGTTCACGCGCTCGACATAAACGCGCGGGCCTTCCTGCACTTCGAACACGATCGCGATCGTGCGGCCGTCGCGGTCGCGCGTCACGCGCGGGCGCACGTCGGCGAAGCCGAAACCCTTCGAATTGGCGTAGTCGGTCAGCGCGTTGACCGAACCTTCGACCTTGTCGGCGTTGTACCACGACCCTTCCGACGCGGTGACCTGACGGATCAGATCCTCCGGCTTCAGATCGCGGATCTGCGACACGACTTCGATCTTGCCGAAGCGGTAGCGCTCGCCCTCGTCCAGCGTGAAGGTGACGTTGAAGCCCGCGCGATCGGGCGACAACTCCGCGATCGCCGAAACGACGCGGAAATCGGCGTAGCCGTAGGACAGGTAATATTTGCGCAGCAATTCGCGGTCGTAGGACAGACGATCGGGATCGTACACGTCGTCGTTCGACAGGAACCGCCACCAGCGGCTTTCGCGCGTCTGGATCTGCTCGCGCAACGAACCGTCGGCGAATTCCTTGTTGCCGACGAAATTGATGCGCTGAATGCCGGTGATCGCGCCTTCTTCGATCTCGTAGACCACGTCGACGCGGTTCTGCGGAAGTTCGATGATCTTCGGCTCGACCGTCGCGGCGAAGCGGCCGGTGCGGCGATAGATGTCTTGAAGGCGCTTCACGTCCGCTTGGATCTTCGCGCGCGTGAACACGGTGCGCGGCTTCAAGCCCATTTCGGGGGTCAGCGTTTCGTCCTTGATGCGGCTGTTGCCTTCGAAGGCGATGCGATTGACGATCGGGTTCTCGACCACGCGCACGACCAGCGCGCTGCCTTCCTGGCGCAACGTCACGTCGGCGAACAGGCCCGTGCCGAACAGCGCCTTCAACGCCTTATCGAGATTTTCGCCGTCGAGCGTGTCGCCGGGCTGGATCGCGACGTAGGAGCGCACGGTTTCCGGCGCGATACGCTGCGTGCCTTCGATGCGGATTTCCTGGACGGCGCCGGACATGACGCCTTGGCGCGTGGTGAACTGTGCGGCGGCCGGCGCGGCGCATGCCGCAGCCAGCGCCAATACGGCGCACGCGGCGCGCAGCGCCTTCATGCCGCTCGCCTTCTTGCCGAATTCAGTCCCGTCAGCCATGCGAACCCGTGAACCCGCCCTAAACCATAAACGCCCGTCGCAGCCGCCAAATTGACGACTCCGCCATCTCTTACTTACCCGAATCCCGGCCGAAGATCACGAGATGGGAATCAAGAGACCAGCCCGACGAGGAAACGGACCGCGCCCGTATGGACGAGGTCGTTCCAAGTCGCGAAAATCATGAGGGTTATAACCAAAGCGAAGCCGATCCGGAAACCGTAATCGACCGCCCGTTCGGGCAAGGGTTTGCCGCGTACCGCTTCGGCCGCGTAAAGCACCAAATGCCCGCCGTCGAGCATCGGAATCGGGAACAGGTTGATCAGGCCCAGATTGACCGACAAAACCGCCATGAACACGATCAGACTGGCAATTCCGCCCTGCGCGACCTCGCCCGACATCTGGGCGATGCGGATCGGCCCGCCCAATTCCTCGGTCCCGCGACTGCCGGTAACGATCTGACCGAGCGCCTTCAGCGTGCCGGTGGTCTGGTTCCAAACCTCCCCACCCGCCCGCCAGATCGCCTCGGCCGGGTTGTGGCGCTTGAAGGCCACACCCTGGCCGCGAATGCCCAGGCGCGCGATGCGTACATTGTTGCCCAGCCGGTCGGTTTCCTGAATGACCGTCGGCACGGCGTTCAGATCGACCGGCACGCCACCACGATCCACCTGGATATTCAAAGGCTTGTCGAGATTGAGCTGGACGATGCGCTGGATATCTTCGAAGCGCTCGATCCCCGATCCGTTGATCGCGACGATCAGATCGCCTTCCTGCAGACCGGCGCGCGCGGCGGCCGAATCTTCGACCACCCCGCCGACCCTTGCCGGCGTGAAAGGCTGGCCGATGAAGGCGAACACGCCGGCGAAAAGCACGATCGCCAGCAGGAAATTCGCCGCCGGCCCGGCCGCCACCACGGCGGCGCGCTGGGCGAGCGTCTTGTGATGGAACGAGACCTTGCGCTCCTCGGCGGTCATTTCCCGGACTTCGCCCGAGGGGGTCGAAGCAGCATCGGCATCGCCGAACATCTTCACGTAGCCGCCCAGCGGCAGCAGCGCCACCTTCCAGCGCGTGCCCGATTTGTCGGTCCAGCCGAACAACTCGCGCCCGAAGCCGATCGAGAACACCTCGACCTTCACGCCGCAGCGTCTGGCGACCCAGTAATGCCCCAGCTCGTGGAAGAAAATCAGGACCGAGAGGACGAGCAAGAACGGCAGAACATAATCAAACAAATTCATATTACTATCCAGCCTTCTTGATCCAATTTTCCGCCTTGCGGCGGGCGGTCCTGTCGAGTTCAGCGACCGCATCCAGATCGCCCGGGGCGGCCGGACGATCCTCGGCGAGAACCGCTTCCACGCAAGCGACGATATCGAGAAACCCGATCCGTCGCGCCAGGAAAGCCGCCACCGCCACTTCGTTGGCCGCGTTCAGCAATGTAGGTGCGGCCCCGCCCTCCCGCAAGGCGTCTCGGGCGATCCGAAGGGCCGGAAAACGTTCAAAATCAGGATCTTCGAACGTCAAGTTCGCTGATTTCTTGAAATCCAAGCGCGGCACGGGGGCGGCCATCCGGTCGGGCCAGGCCAGCGCCACGGCGATGGGGGTGCGCATATCGGGCGTGCCGAGCTGGGCGAGGATCGAGCCATCGATATACTCGACCATCGAATGCACGACCGATTGGGGATGGACGATAACGTCGATCCGCTCCGCTCCGACGGGAAAAAGGAACATCGCCTCAATGGTTTCGAGGCCTTTGTTCATCATAGTTGCAGAGTCGACGGAGATCTTCGCCCCCATCGACCAATTGGGATGTGCCACCGCCTGCTCGGGTGTCACGTCGCGCATCTGATCCAGCGTGCGGGTGCGGAACGGCCCGCCCGACGCCGTCAGAATCAGCCGGATGACTTTGTCGGCCCGCGCGGGTTCGAAGACCTGGAAGATCGCCGAATGCTCGCTATCGACCGGGATCAGCGTCGCGCCCGCCTTGGCGACTTCCCGGGTCATCAACGCGCCGGCGGAGACCAGGGTCTCCTTGTTGGCGAGGCCGATGGTCTTGCCCTGGCGGATGGCCGCGAGCGTGGGGGCAAGCCCCGCCGCCCCGACGATCGACGACATGACCCAATCGGCCGGCATCTGGGCGGCCTCGACGACGGCGTCCGGCCCGGCGGCGGCTTCGATCCCCGTCCCCGCCAAGGCGGCCTTGAGATCGTCATAGGCGGCCGGATCGGCCACCACCGCGCGCTTGGCCTTCAACGCCACGGCCTGGGCCGCCAGCGCCTTGACGTCGCGATGGGCGGTCAGCGCCTCGACCGCGAAACGATCGGGCTCGCGGGCCAGCAAATCGACCGTGCTGCGCCCGACCGAGCCTGTCGCGCCCAGCACCGTAACGCGCTTCATCGCCATGCCAGCACCGCCCCGCCGGTGACCCATTGGAACAGGGCGAAGGCGGCGGCGGCCGTCAGCAGCCCGTCCACGCGGTCGAACAAGCCGCCATGGCCGGGGATCAGCTTGCCGCTGTCCTTCACCCCGAAATGACGCTTCACGAAGGATTCGAGCAGATCGCCGCCCTGCGCCACCACCGCGATCGCGGCACCCGCGAACGCCAAGCGCCAGCCCGACGGGCCGGTGGGCGCAAGCCAGCCGGCGACCGGTGCCACGAGGGCCGCGCAAGTCATGCCGCCGATCAATCCGGCCCAAGTTTTGTTCGGCGACAGGGCGGGCGCGAGCTTGGGGCCCCCGATGCCGCGCCCGGCGAAAAAGGCGCCCGTATCGGTCGCCCAAACGCACGCCATCAGCCACAGAATGGTTTCGAGCCCGGCGAGGTCGTAGCCGCGCAGCCAGATCAGCGCCACGATCGGCAGACCGATATAGAGCGGTCCCGCCGCCAGCCAGCGCGGATGGCCGCGCTTGCCGCCCTCGGCCACCAAGAACACGCCGATGGCGCCGGCGATGCACACGAGCAGGGCGAGCGCGAAACGTTCGTCGGTCGCGACGGCCCCCGCCGCCAGCACGACGAAGGCGATGGCGAGGCCGGAGATGCCGAAACGCCCCTCGCCCACCAGCCGCGTCCATTCCCATGCGAGAACGGCGCCGCACAAGGCCAGCATCAATTCGAAAGATTCGCGCCCCGAAAACAAACCGAGCAGCGCCAGGATCAGCATCACGATCCCGGACAGGATCCGTTTGCGCAGCGCGCTCATCCCACGATGGCGCCGTAGCG
This genomic interval from Alphaproteobacteria bacterium contains the following:
- the fabZ gene encoding 3-hydroxyacyl-ACP dehydratase FabZ is translated as MNDQTPPQTAPIGETIEIDRIVDMIPHRYPFLMIDKVVEVKSDESAVGVKNVTINEYFFQGHFPGHPVMPGVLIVEAMAQTAGVLVVHTLGPSAEGKLVYFMGIDEARFRKPVGPGDQLRILVTKDRSRGMVWRFQGVATVDGQRVAEATFSAMIRDR
- the lpxD gene encoding UDP-3-O-(3-hydroxymyristoyl)glucosamine N-acyltransferase, whose amino-acid sequence is MADRRFHPWAGRLSLGRLIEISGAAAPAGADLAREFDGVASLSDAGPAHVSFLDNKRYLADLAATNAGAVLLHPALAARAPASALALTTRTAYAAYARVAAAFHPKPVAAAGIHPTAFVDPTATLGDGTSVGPNAVILAGAKIGAGCAIGPNATIGEAVELGDGSSVGANASISHAVIGRQVAIYPGCRIGQDGFGFAIEPTGFVKVPQLGIVRIGDKCEIGANTCIDRGSASDTVIGPGTWIDNLVQIGHNVKIGKASVIVSQVGISGSTELGDQVMVGGQGGIAGHLKIGDGARVAAQAGVSRNVPAGGAVGGSPAVPIGEWRRQAAKLRQLVKRETGDASEDGREE
- a CDS encoding OmpH family outer membrane protein, with amino-acid sequence MSTIAFRARAAQLAAMAGLALALAAAPAAAQQQQQQRPAPAQPRQAPAAPAAGGAAAPALSTELPPKGTQIVFFDVDAVMRASTAMQNLNSQAERQRTALQNDAQRQEGELRKAEEELTGQRNVLSQDAFNQRRRQFEDRVANAQQQIQTRRRNLEQSYSDAAGKVQQALTESVIEVMNEQEYQIVLPNTFIFVARSALDVSGEVARRLNRRIPTASMGN
- the bamA gene encoding outer membrane protein assembly factor BamA; amino-acid sequence: MKALRAACAVLALAAACAAPAAAQFTTRQGVMSGAVQEIRIEGTQRIAPETVRSYVAIQPGDTLDGENLDKALKALFGTGLFADVTLRQEGSALVVRVVENPIVNRIAFEGNSRIKDETLTPEMGLKPRTVFTRAKIQADVKRLQDIYRRTGRFAATVEPKIIELPQNRVDVVYEIEEGAITGIQRINFVGNKEFADGSLREQIQTRESRWWRFLSNDDVYDPDRLSYDRELLRKYYLSYGYADFRVVSAIAELSPDRAGFNVTFTLDEGERYRFGKIEVVSQIRDLKPEDLIRQVTASEGSWYNADKVEGSVNALTDYANSKGFGFADVRPRVTRDRDGRTIAIVFEVQEGPRVYVERVNIVGNVRTIDKVIRREMQLVEGDALNNAKIRRSRERIRALGYFDRVDITNTPGDAPDKSVVNVEVQEKSTGEVSFGVGYSSADGPLFDTSIRERNLLGRGQDIRLGGTISGRRQQIDFSFTQPYFLDRDMAAGIDLFRLQRDYQREAGYDYRTTGAIPRLTYPITEYLTQEVRYTIRNDEVTNVDAGASNVVKDAAGEVLLSGFGHTTSYDRRDDRQDPTDGYYVRLTNDVAGAGGDAKFLRSGVSGGFYYPIIPEYVIALTGEVGYIFGLSDDRVRLQHRYFLGGDNLRGFRTQGVGPRDQTTGGALGGNRFYTTTAELQFPTGLPKEFGLRGALFSDVGSLWSIDRPGPGRPGANSPIQDSSSLRASVGAGLMWRSPFGPIRVSLAKAVVKEEFDRTELFRFQFGSRF
- the rseP gene encoding RIP metalloprotease RseP, which codes for MNLFDYVLPFLLVLSVLIFFHELGHYWVARRCGVKVEVFSIGFGRELFGWTDKSGTRWKVALLPLGGYVKMFGDADAASTPSGEVREMTAEERKVSFHHKTLAQRAAVVAAGPAANFLLAIVLFAGVFAFIGQPFTPARVGGVVEDSAAARAGLQEGDLIVAINGSGIERFEDIQRIVQLNLDKPLNIQVDRGGVPVDLNAVPTVIQETDRLGNNVRIARLGIRGQGVAFKRHNPAEAIWRAGGEVWNQTTGTLKALGQIVTGSRGTEELGGPIRIAQMSGEVAQGGIASLIVFMAVLSVNLGLINLFPIPMLDGGHLVLYAAEAVRGKPLPERAVDYGFRIGFALVITLMIFATWNDLVHTGAVRFLVGLVS
- a CDS encoding 1-deoxy-D-xylulose-5-phosphate reductoisomerase is translated as MKRVTVLGATGSVGRSTVDLLAREPDRFAVEALTAHRDVKALAAQAVALKAKRAVVADPAAYDDLKAALAGTGIEAAAGPDAVVEAAQMPADWVMSSIVGAAGLAPTLAAIRQGKTIGLANKETLVSAGALMTREVAKAGATLIPVDSEHSAIFQVFEPARADKVIRLILTASGGPFRTRTLDQMRDVTPEQAVAHPNWSMGAKISVDSATMMNKGLETIEAMFLFPVGAERIDVIVHPQSVVHSMVEYIDGSILAQLGTPDMRTPIAVALAWPDRMAAPVPRLDFKKSANLTFEDPDFERFPALRIARDALREGGAAPTLLNAANEVAVAAFLARRIGFLDIVACVEAVLAEDRPAAPGDLDAVAELDRTARRKAENWIKKAG
- a CDS encoding phosphatidate cytidylyltransferase, whose protein sequence is MSALRKRILSGIVMLILALLGLFSGRESFELMLALCGAVLAWEWTRLVGEGRFGISGLAIAFVVLAAGAVATDERFALALLVCIAGAIGVFLVAEGGKRGHPRWLAAGPLYIGLPIVALIWLRGYDLAGLETILWLMACVWATDTGAFFAGRGIGGPKLAPALSPNKTWAGLIGGMTCAALVAPVAGWLAPTGPSGWRLAFAGAAIAVVAQGGDLLESFVKRHFGVKDSGKLIPGHGGLFDRVDGLLTAAAAFALFQWVTGGAVLAWR